From Myxococcales bacterium, the proteins below share one genomic window:
- a CDS encoding SMP-30/gluconolactonase/LRE family protein, with the protein MTSRALSLALVLSAVPTALVACAEPPPPPATPPVVETPKPTEPPPAPSASVAPDASASAAPEPKKPEGPQPAPVLTYTGAFATPESVYWDEPNDRYLVSNIHGKPLDVDNNGFITELSPDGTVKTAKLVAGGANKVTLNAPKGMAIAGGVLYVADISVVRTFDAKTLAPKADVVIPGATFLNDVAAGPDGKVYVSDSGLKQGEKDFEPTGTDAVYVIEKGKAKPVAKSTDLGKPNGLLVDGKTLYVATFGSGELYTLDAKGKKTDAAKLGKGALDGIVLLGDGSLLVSSWGGSEVLRGKAKAPFASVVTGVKAPADIGYDKKRGRLLVPRFLEDKVEVFEVK; encoded by the coding sequence ATGACGTCGCGTGCTCTCTCCCTCGCCCTCGTGCTCTCCGCGGTGCCCACCGCGCTCGTTGCGTGCGCGGAGCCTCCGCCGCCCCCCGCGACGCCGCCGGTCGTCGAGACCCCGAAGCCCACGGAGCCGCCGCCTGCGCCGTCCGCGTCCGTCGCCCCGGACGCCTCGGCCTCGGCCGCCCCGGAGCCGAAGAAGCCGGAGGGCCCGCAGCCCGCGCCGGTATTGACCTACACCGGCGCCTTCGCCACCCCCGAGAGCGTCTACTGGGACGAGCCCAACGACCGCTATCTGGTCTCGAACATCCACGGCAAGCCGCTCGACGTCGACAACAACGGGTTCATCACCGAGCTCTCGCCGGACGGCACCGTCAAGACCGCGAAGCTCGTCGCCGGGGGCGCCAACAAGGTCACGCTCAACGCCCCGAAGGGCATGGCCATCGCGGGCGGGGTGCTCTACGTCGCCGACATCTCGGTCGTGCGCACGTTCGACGCGAAGACCCTCGCCCCGAAGGCCGACGTCGTGATCCCCGGCGCGACCTTCCTGAACGACGTCGCCGCCGGTCCCGACGGGAAAGTCTACGTCTCGGACTCGGGCCTCAAGCAGGGCGAGAAGGACTTCGAGCCCACCGGCACGGACGCCGTCTACGTGATCGAGAAGGGCAAGGCGAAGCCCGTCGCGAAGTCGACCGACCTCGGCAAGCCGAACGGTCTCCTCGTCGACGGCAAGACGCTCTACGTCGCCACGTTCGGCTCCGGCGAGCTCTACACGCTCGACGCGAAAGGGAAGAAGACCGACGCCGCGAAGCTCGGCAAAGGCGCGCTCGATGGCATCGTCCTCCTCGGCGACGGGAGCCTGCTCGTCTCGTCGTGGGGCGGCTCCGAGGTCCTTCGGGGCAAGGCGAAGGCGCCGTTCGCCTCGGTCGTCACGGGGGTCAAGGCGCCCGCGGACATCGGCTACGACAAGAAGCGCGGCCGCCTGCTCGTGCCCCGCTTCCTCGAGGACAAGGTCGAGGTCTTCGAGGTCAAGTAG
- a CDS encoding methylated-DNA--[protein]-cysteine S-methyltransferase: MEEQVFLSSLPRSEGALSGADGEVLGETVRQLEAYFAGRLTRFDLPLALSGTPLQERVWRALLTIPYGETVAYSDVARDVSAERAVRAVGGAIGKNPVGIVVPCHRVVGKSGAITGYAGGVANKVWLLAHEARTRGEGPLFARRS; this comes from the coding sequence ATGGAAGAACAGGTTTTTTTGTCATCTTTGCCGCGCTCGGAGGGGGCCCTCTCGGGGGCCGACGGCGAGGTGCTCGGCGAGACCGTCCGTCAGCTCGAGGCCTACTTCGCGGGTCGGCTCACGCGGTTCGATCTGCCCCTCGCGCTGTCGGGGACGCCCCTCCAGGAGCGTGTGTGGCGCGCGCTCCTCACGATCCCCTACGGCGAGACGGTTGCGTACTCCGACGTGGCGCGGGACGTCTCGGCCGAACGCGCGGTCCGCGCGGTCGGTGGGGCCATCGGGAAGAACCCGGTCGGCATCGTGGTGCCGTGCCACAGGGTGGTCGGCAAGTCGGGCGCGATCACGGGGTACGCCGGTGGCGTCGCGAACAAGGTGTGGCTCCTCGCGCACGAGGCACGAACCCGGGGCGAAGGGCCGCTCTTCGCCCGGAGATCCTGA
- the hemB gene encoding porphobilinogen synthase: MAFPVHRPRRLRRTPELRALVRETTLSPGDLVYPMFFHAGLTEPRPIPSMPGVSQLPISHAKTWAKDLVARGIPGVILFGLPEKKDAKGHTGLDPDGPVPRTVREMKDACPELVVMTDVCVDEYTDHGHCGVLCDGVRGKEVDNDATVEILAKMAVIHAKAGADVVAPSDMMDGRVGAIRAALDGEGLSGVSILSYSVKYASAFYGPFRDAADCAPKFGDRAGYQMDPGNAREALREAAFDEEEGADMLMVKPALPYLDVLRDVRKSTSLPIAAYNVSGEYSMLHAAADRGMIDLDRATMEVLTSIRRAGADFILTYHALRAAEILQGK, from the coding sequence ATGGCCTTCCCCGTCCACCGCCCCCGCAGGCTCCGCCGAACCCCCGAGCTCCGCGCCCTCGTGCGCGAGACCACCCTCAGCCCCGGCGACCTCGTCTACCCGATGTTCTTCCACGCGGGCCTCACGGAGCCGCGCCCCATCCCGTCGATGCCGGGCGTGTCGCAGCTGCCGATCTCGCACGCGAAGACGTGGGCGAAGGACCTCGTGGCGCGCGGCATTCCCGGGGTCATTTTGTTCGGGCTTCCCGAGAAGAAGGACGCAAAAGGGCACACCGGCCTCGACCCCGACGGGCCCGTGCCTCGCACCGTGCGCGAGATGAAAGACGCGTGCCCCGAGCTCGTCGTCATGACCGACGTGTGCGTCGACGAGTACACCGACCACGGGCACTGCGGCGTCTTGTGCGATGGTGTGCGCGGCAAAGAGGTCGACAACGACGCCACCGTCGAGATCCTGGCAAAAATGGCCGTGATCCACGCCAAAGCGGGGGCCGACGTGGTGGCCCCGAGCGACATGATGGACGGCCGCGTGGGTGCGATTCGCGCGGCGCTCGACGGCGAGGGGCTCTCGGGCGTGTCGATCCTCTCGTACTCGGTGAAGTACGCGAGCGCGTTCTACGGACCGTTCCGAGACGCGGCCGATTGCGCCCCGAAGTTCGGCGACAGGGCCGGCTACCAGATGGACCCCGGCAACGCGCGCGAGGCCCTTCGGGAGGCCGCGTTCGACGAAGAAGAGGGCGCCGACATGCTCATGGTGAAGCCCGCCCTGCCCTACCTCGACGTCCTCCGCGACGTGCGAAAGTCCACGAGCTTGCCCATCGCCGCGTACAACGTGTCGGGCGAGTACTCGATGCTGCACGCCGCGGCGGATCGCGGCATGATCGACCTCGACCGGGCCACGATGGAGGTGCTCACCTCGATCCGGCGCGCCGGCGCCGACTTCATCCTCACGTACCACGCCCTCCGCGCGGCCGAGATCCTCCAAGGGAAATGA
- a CDS encoding LamG domain-containing protein — MRISRSGAVAAWLGLSGLVACSGAFTGASGNDAGGTVTEPSATAGPDGSVGPDGASGRLRLVDDTAEHFRGGTFVDAAYLEGRVRLVDRTRGRFVSRVHDAGRIVRFVSLGFVPGAAYRKHLPRDGGRETGYPRFAADMTGAEVVLDFDGAVGQSIAAGARLADGSGKAHVGTAKGSGASYAAGPWGSALRDGGSAYVSVAAGSGAALDLASDDVTWALWVKTQQACPATNPPSGNRVYLGLEEGGADRTHLWLGCSVTTTATCAGPAGRLGGSWCGKREGNDDCANYCGAAAINDGAWHHLAVVKRGHGQARLRTFVDGVLDGPEVSAAFVAPFSVAAGSELAVGALSGGSFQSEGDFDEVLAFRRALGDDEIRGIYTRSAVGLSLRVRTCADAACSGDPPFVGPGGGAGAFVDPDGAAGPPSSLALTLPPARYVQYEVTLDALTTRVSPELFSVVIEAEP, encoded by the coding sequence GTGAGGATCTCCCGGAGCGGTGCGGTGGCGGCGTGGCTCGGCCTCTCGGGCCTCGTCGCGTGCTCCGGCGCGTTCACGGGAGCGAGCGGGAACGACGCGGGAGGGACCGTGACCGAGCCCTCCGCCACGGCCGGGCCCGACGGCAGCGTGGGACCCGATGGTGCAAGCGGGCGCCTTCGGTTGGTGGACGACACCGCCGAGCACTTCCGTGGCGGAACGTTCGTCGACGCCGCGTACCTGGAGGGGCGCGTGCGCCTCGTCGATCGGACCCGCGGGCGCTTCGTCTCGCGCGTGCACGACGCGGGTCGCATCGTGCGCTTCGTGAGCCTCGGATTCGTCCCGGGGGCCGCGTACCGCAAGCACCTCCCGCGGGACGGCGGCCGAGAGACCGGGTACCCGAGGTTCGCTGCCGACATGACCGGCGCGGAGGTGGTGCTCGATTTCGACGGCGCCGTAGGCCAGTCCATCGCGGCGGGCGCGCGCCTCGCCGACGGCTCCGGGAAGGCTCACGTCGGCACCGCGAAGGGCTCGGGGGCCTCGTATGCGGCGGGGCCTTGGGGCAGCGCTCTCCGTGACGGCGGCTCGGCGTACGTGTCCGTGGCTGCGGGCTCGGGGGCGGCCTTGGATCTCGCCTCGGACGACGTGACCTGGGCGCTCTGGGTGAAGACCCAGCAGGCGTGCCCGGCGACGAACCCGCCCTCCGGAAACCGCGTCTACCTCGGCCTGGAAGAGGGGGGCGCCGATCGCACCCACCTGTGGTTGGGGTGCTCGGTCACCACGACGGCGACGTGCGCCGGGCCCGCGGGACGCCTCGGAGGCTCGTGGTGCGGAAAGCGCGAGGGGAACGACGACTGCGCGAACTACTGCGGGGCGGCCGCGATCAACGACGGGGCGTGGCATCACCTCGCGGTCGTCAAGCGCGGGCACGGGCAGGCTCGTCTCCGCACGTTCGTCGACGGCGTGCTCGACGGCCCCGAGGTCTCGGCGGCGTTCGTGGCGCCGTTCAGCGTGGCGGCTGGCTCGGAGCTCGCGGTGGGGGCCCTCTCGGGTGGCTCGTTCCAATCCGAGGGCGATTTCGACGAGGTCCTCGCGTTCCGTCGCGCCCTCGGCGACGACGAGATCCGCGGGATCTACACCCGCAGCGCGGTCGGCCTGTCTCTCCGCGTGCGCACCTGCGCCGACGCCGCGTGCTCCGGGGACCCGCCGTTCGTCGGTCCCGGGGGAGGGGCAGGCGCGTTCGTCGATCCCGACGGGGCCGCGGGGCCGCCGTCGTCGCTCGCCCTCACGCTGCCTCCCGCTCGGTACGTGCAGTACGAGGTCACGCTCGACGCCCTCACGACCCGCGTGAGCCCCGAGCTCTTCTCCGTCGTCATCGAGGCCGAGCCCTGA
- a CDS encoding ChaN family lipoprotein, which yields MTLRRRSFAAVLATLALTSGCARPEAPPKEAPRPQPGHPLEGAIYAREGREKLDEARLFTSLAKHPYVLVGEKHDSAAHHAFQARVVDALGRSAPRPIVMEHFRASAQPKLDGFFGVGHRTAGELPTEVGWDTGWGPFTMYAPIFERALARTMPVVAGSFDKIDVRALMAHPELVIPEEVRRELGTVTFDDASEKALSDELFASHCGHLPSEYLAPMARIQHARDALFAVAMKRAPSAVLLAGKGHTRGDRGVPRFLPPGGFVSVALVEVEPGRVRPADYDDLTTHDYVVFTPAAPAEEDPCAAFRSPKPTPPASKGSP from the coding sequence ATGACGTTGCGCCGCCGAAGCTTCGCCGCGGTCCTTGCCACTCTCGCGCTCACCTCGGGCTGTGCGCGGCCCGAGGCTCCCCCGAAGGAGGCCCCGCGCCCGCAGCCTGGTCACCCCCTCGAAGGGGCCATCTACGCGCGCGAGGGCCGAGAGAAGCTCGACGAGGCTCGCCTCTTCACGAGCCTCGCGAAGCACCCCTACGTGCTCGTCGGCGAGAAGCACGACAGCGCGGCGCATCACGCCTTCCAAGCTCGTGTCGTCGACGCGCTCGGGCGGAGCGCGCCTCGGCCCATCGTGATGGAGCATTTTCGGGCGAGCGCGCAGCCGAAGCTCGATGGCTTCTTCGGCGTCGGCCATCGCACGGCCGGGGAGCTCCCCACGGAGGTGGGGTGGGACACGGGCTGGGGGCCCTTCACGATGTACGCCCCGATCTTCGAGCGCGCGCTCGCGCGGACCATGCCCGTCGTGGCCGGGAGCTTCGACAAGATCGACGTGCGCGCGCTCATGGCCCACCCCGAGCTCGTGATCCCCGAGGAGGTGCGGCGCGAGCTCGGCACGGTCACCTTCGACGACGCCTCCGAGAAGGCGCTCTCGGACGAGCTCTTCGCCTCGCACTGCGGGCACCTCCCGAGCGAATACCTCGCCCCGATGGCGCGCATCCAGCACGCACGGGACGCGCTCTTCGCGGTGGCCATGAAGCGCGCGCCGTCCGCCGTGCTGCTCGCCGGGAAGGGGCACACGCGCGGCGACCGCGGTGTCCCTCGGTTCCTGCCGCCCGGCGGGTTCGTCTCGGTCGCGCTCGTCGAGGTCGAGCCGGGCCGCGTACGCCCCGCCGACTACGACGACCTCACCACCCACGACTACGTCGTGTTCACGCCGGCCGCACCCGCCGAAGAAGATCCGTGCGCGGCCTTCCGCTCTCCGAAACCCACACCTCCCGCATCGAAAGGCTCCCCATGA
- a CDS encoding tetratricopeptide repeat protein: MSTTLRNALPMVLVLATVGCVKTKPEPTEDAAAAKPSVIEAPKATTRDASPEGALSLGGRDAALPPLSTKSKVDILADLKAGRTLAQAGKWAEAKAAYEKALAIDPGNATVLSELSWAYVNLSEWDRAIETGELALRGAYDAKTRAAILYNIGRGFEGKGSPMEAAVRYRQSLERRPNAIVQKRLDDISKKVKDDLVVKAEAKNAPPEPPCKRRFTDELAFFQCLEGVSDEAFLKTPLVPGKEPSSGLVPPFSIVRYGNEGPGLSVFLLVRTTSEGAMEPAAELGRAWNPGAFGVHEEYTYTSSKETAYGKRKVVEVYGRHAHADADYGGLSLATVTTETVVVCAYEGDERARCTQPLVVGVTETQTYPLDPKGLSPEDTALLNVLRKDKPPGTVSARAELSITADQATISRTTGPAELLTSLGKFSLR, encoded by the coding sequence GTGAGCACGACCCTCCGAAACGCCCTCCCCATGGTCCTCGTCCTCGCCACCGTCGGGTGCGTGAAGACCAAGCCCGAGCCCACGGAGGACGCGGCGGCGGCGAAGCCCTCCGTCATCGAGGCGCCCAAGGCCACGACGCGCGACGCCTCGCCCGAAGGCGCGCTCTCCCTCGGCGGTCGCGACGCGGCGCTCCCCCCGCTCTCCACGAAGAGCAAGGTCGACATCTTGGCCGACCTCAAGGCCGGCCGCACCCTCGCACAAGCCGGCAAATGGGCCGAGGCGAAGGCCGCCTACGAGAAGGCGCTCGCGATCGATCCGGGCAACGCCACGGTGCTGAGCGAGCTGTCGTGGGCGTACGTGAACCTGTCGGAGTGGGACCGCGCCATCGAGACCGGCGAGCTCGCCCTCCGCGGCGCGTACGACGCGAAGACACGCGCCGCGATCCTCTACAACATCGGGCGCGGCTTCGAGGGCAAGGGCTCCCCCATGGAGGCGGCCGTCCGGTACCGCCAGTCGCTCGAGCGCCGCCCGAACGCGATCGTCCAGAAGCGCCTCGACGACATCTCGAAGAAGGTCAAAGACGACCTCGTGGTGAAAGCCGAGGCCAAGAACGCGCCGCCCGAGCCGCCGTGCAAGCGGCGCTTCACCGACGAGCTCGCCTTCTTCCAGTGCCTCGAGGGCGTGAGCGACGAGGCCTTCCTGAAGACGCCCCTCGTCCCCGGGAAGGAGCCGTCGAGCGGCCTCGTTCCCCCGTTCTCGATCGTCCGGTACGGCAACGAGGGGCCGGGCCTCTCGGTGTTCTTGCTCGTGCGCACCACGTCCGAGGGGGCGATGGAACCGGCCGCCGAGCTCGGGCGGGCGTGGAACCCCGGCGCGTTCGGAGTACATGAAGAATACACGTACACGAGCTCGAAGGAGACCGCGTACGGCAAGCGCAAGGTGGTCGAGGTGTACGGGCGCCACGCCCACGCGGACGCCGACTACGGGGGGCTCTCCCTCGCGACCGTCACCACCGAGACCGTGGTCGTGTGCGCCTACGAGGGCGACGAGCGCGCGAGGTGCACGCAGCCCCTCGTCGTCGGGGTGACCGAGACGCAGACCTACCCGCTCGACCCGAAGGGCCTATCGCCCGAGGACACGGCGCTCCTCAACGTGCTCCGGAAGGACAAACCTCCCGGGACCGTGTCGGCGCGCGCCGAGCTCTCGATCACGGCCGACCAGGCGACGATCTCCCGTACGACGGGCCCCGCCGAGCTCTTGACCAGCCTCGGGAAGTTCTCGCTCCGCTGA
- a CDS encoding uroporphyrinogen-III synthase, producing the protein MTVRLVGLVPGASDLATGRASRVLGAATSVFGPRAALDAARAHTSGSHLVESPPTLDVEIDALVSASSTQARVCRVVLGDPVSDAADLVRALEVRRVPIVVVPAVSLDAATRAEATSREALPLAGVRVLVTRAASQGDKLGDLLRDAGACPVSSPLIAIGPSDDPEGLREAARSLARGAYAAVLYSSQNAVHAFHEALAREKLDARAYGGARVIAIGPSTAKSLQTHGIVADCVAREHVGEGLAAEALAALGEASGARAVLFPRAKVAREVVPEALRAAGYEVHVVTAYVTERPHTDDVVGLVARLRQGDFYAVTFTSPSTVEALVALFGGAAPALPRRTAVVCIGDVTRAACETAGLRVDATARPSTAEGLVEALTQLFSARGAS; encoded by the coding sequence GTGACCGTGCGGCTCGTGGGGCTCGTGCCCGGCGCGAGCGATCTCGCCACGGGCCGCGCGTCGCGGGTGCTCGGGGCCGCCACGTCCGTCTTCGGGCCACGCGCCGCGCTCGACGCGGCACGGGCACACACGTCCGGTTCGCACCTCGTCGAGTCTCCGCCCACGCTCGACGTGGAGATCGACGCGCTCGTCTCGGCCTCTTCCACGCAGGCGAGGGTGTGCCGGGTCGTGCTCGGGGATCCCGTGTCCGACGCCGCCGACCTCGTGCGCGCGCTCGAGGTGCGTCGTGTCCCGATCGTCGTCGTCCCGGCGGTCTCGCTCGACGCGGCCACGAGAGCCGAAGCCACGAGCCGCGAGGCCCTCCCGCTCGCCGGGGTCCGGGTGCTCGTCACGCGCGCGGCGTCGCAGGGCGACAAGCTCGGCGATCTACTAAGGGACGCCGGGGCCTGTCCGGTCTCGTCGCCGCTCATCGCGATCGGCCCGAGCGACGATCCCGAGGGCCTCCGCGAGGCGGCGCGCTCGCTCGCACGCGGCGCCTACGCGGCCGTCCTCTACTCCAGTCAGAACGCGGTCCACGCCTTCCACGAGGCCCTCGCCCGGGAGAAGCTCGACGCCCGAGCGTACGGCGGCGCGAGGGTGATCGCCATCGGTCCGAGCACCGCAAAGAGTCTGCAAACGCATGGAATCGTTGCGGATTGTGTCGCGCGAGAGCACGTGGGAGAGGGGCTCGCGGCCGAGGCGCTGGCGGCGCTCGGTGAGGCTTCGGGCGCCCGCGCCGTCCTCTTTCCGCGGGCCAAGGTGGCGCGCGAGGTCGTGCCCGAGGCCCTCCGCGCGGCGGGCTACGAGGTGCACGTCGTCACGGCCTACGTCACCGAGAGGCCACACACCGACGACGTCGTAGGGCTCGTCGCCCGGCTCCGGCAGGGGGATTTCTACGCGGTGACCTTCACCTCGCCAAGCACGGTCGAGGCGCTCGTCGCGCTCTTCGGCGGGGCCGCGCCCGCCCTCCCGAGGCGCACGGCGGTGGTATGCATCGGAGACGTGACACGCGCGGCGTGCGAGACCGCGGGTCTTCGGGTCGACGCGACCGCGCGGCCCTCCACCGCCGAGGGCCTCGTCGAGGCGCTCACGCAGCTCTTCTCCGCGCGCGGCGCCTCGTGA
- a CDS encoding DNA-3-methyladenine glycosylase 2 family protein: MGTNASMYRAIVARDPRYDGLFFFGVRTTGIYCRPVCSARTPKESSCELFASASSAEDAGYRACFVCRPELAPHARLGGAGRVVEEALEAIERGSLDEGTVGALAARLDVSERTLRRAFLSELGASPHSVAASRRLATAKRLLHDTDLSIVEIALASGYRSLRRFNAAFVARFAKSPSAVRASLRSPRRRAPSGPSAEIEAKLFARPPYRGHDLFRYLAARAIPSVERGDEASYARAVRFGGAEGALRARLEGETRIVLSLDATLATALPAVVRVARRVFDTDARPDVIDEVLSTDRAFEGLVAARPGLRVPGIFDPFEAVVRAIVGQRISVTAARTCLTRFAEALGAPLEAPSHGVERHFPGAADVVRAGPEVVARAGLGPQKASAIVEVARLAAEGLFSSPRDRVTSALADVRGIGGFTVGYAAMRGLFDPDGFPSGDLVIARVLGVSPARAEARVEALRPYRAYAALHAYTASAGGRSLS; encoded by the coding sequence ATGGGAACCAACGCATCGATGTACCGCGCCATCGTCGCGCGCGACCCGCGCTACGACGGGCTCTTCTTCTTCGGCGTGCGCACGACGGGGATCTACTGCCGCCCCGTGTGCTCTGCGCGGACGCCGAAGGAGAGCTCGTGCGAGCTCTTCGCGTCCGCGTCGTCGGCCGAGGACGCAGGGTACCGCGCCTGTTTCGTATGTCGTCCCGAGCTCGCTCCGCACGCGCGCCTCGGCGGAGCCGGGAGGGTCGTCGAAGAGGCCCTCGAGGCCATCGAGCGTGGGTCGCTCGACGAGGGCACGGTGGGCGCGCTCGCCGCACGCCTCGACGTGAGCGAGCGTACGCTTCGGCGGGCGTTCCTCTCGGAGCTCGGAGCGAGCCCGCACTCGGTCGCGGCGTCACGTCGCCTCGCGACGGCGAAGCGCCTCCTCCACGACACGGACCTGTCGATCGTGGAGATCGCGCTCGCCAGCGGCTACCGCAGCCTACGCCGCTTCAACGCTGCGTTCGTCGCTCGGTTCGCCAAGAGCCCGTCGGCGGTGCGCGCATCGCTCCGGTCACCGCGGCGACGTGCGCCGAGCGGGCCTTCGGCAGAGATCGAGGCCAAGCTCTTCGCGCGCCCGCCGTACCGGGGGCACGATCTCTTCCGCTACCTCGCCGCACGCGCGATCCCTTCCGTCGAACGTGGCGACGAGGCCTCGTACGCGAGGGCCGTGCGCTTCGGTGGCGCCGAAGGGGCGCTGCGGGCGAGGCTCGAGGGGGAGACGCGGATCGTGCTCTCGCTCGACGCGACGCTCGCGACGGCGCTCCCGGCTGTCGTGCGCGTGGCGCGGAGGGTGTTCGACACGGACGCGCGGCCCGACGTGATCGACGAGGTGCTCTCGACCGATCGGGCCTTCGAGGGGCTCGTCGCGGCCCGCCCAGGTCTCCGCGTGCCCGGGATTTTCGACCCGTTCGAGGCCGTGGTGCGCGCGATCGTCGGCCAACGGATCTCGGTGACCGCCGCGCGCACGTGCCTCACCCGCTTCGCCGAGGCCTTGGGAGCGCCGCTCGAGGCTCCCTCCCACGGCGTCGAGCGTCACTTCCCCGGAGCCGCCGACGTCGTCCGAGCAGGGCCCGAGGTCGTCGCTCGCGCAGGGCTCGGGCCGCAGAAGGCCTCGGCCATCGTCGAGGTCGCTCGACTCGCGGCGGAGGGGCTCTTCTCCTCGCCGCGCGACCGGGTGACGTCCGCCCTCGCCGACGTGCGTGGGATCGGCGGGTTCACGGTGGGGTACGCCGCCATGCGAGGTCTCTTCGATCCCGACGGCTTCCCTTCTGGGGACCTCGTGATCGCGCGGGTGCTCGGGGTCTCTCCCGCGCGGGCCGAAGCTCGCGTCGAGGCGCTCCGCCCGTACCGTGCGTACGCCGCGCTCCACGCGTACACGGCCTCGGCCGGTGGAAGGAGCCTCTCGTGA
- a CDS encoding pyridoxal-phosphate dependent enzyme, translating to MPKNVHDSILGTIGQTPLVRLNRVVSDIEATVWAKVETFNPGNSIKDRMALKMVEDAEKAGLLLPGGTIIEGTSGNTGMGLALAAIVKGYKCIFTTTDKQSKEKVDALRAFGAEVIVCPTDVDPEDPRSYYSVSSRLEKETPRSWKANQYDNPSNAQAHYETTGPELWEQTEGKIDHLVVGVGTGGTLCGTARFLKEKKPSVKVWGIDTYGSVFKKYKETGVFDKHEIYPYVTEGIGEDFLPRNVDFSLIDAFEKVTDRDAAIWTAEIVRQEGIWVGNSAGSAIAGLKQLKHQFKKGETVVVVFHDHGTRYVGKMFNPDWMAQMGYADVGGPTARELVKNKTVTELVGVEENDTVEHAAEQMRKNDFSQIPVLRSGRIVGSLSEAHLYGSMVSDADIRHQPVRKIMQKAFRYVDIETPIKLLAGMIHPESPAVLVRDFPADKTYILTGYDVLAAI from the coding sequence ATGCCCAAAAACGTGCACGACAGCATCCTCGGGACCATCGGACAGACGCCCCTCGTCCGGCTGAACCGCGTCGTCTCCGACATCGAGGCGACCGTGTGGGCGAAGGTCGAGACCTTCAACCCCGGCAACAGCATCAAGGACCGCATGGCCCTCAAGATGGTCGAGGACGCCGAGAAGGCGGGACTGCTGCTCCCGGGCGGCACGATCATCGAGGGCACGAGCGGCAACACGGGCATGGGACTTGCGCTCGCGGCCATCGTGAAGGGCTACAAGTGCATCTTCACGACGACCGACAAACAGTCCAAGGAGAAGGTCGACGCCCTCCGCGCGTTCGGGGCCGAGGTCATCGTGTGCCCCACGGACGTCGATCCCGAGGATCCGCGGTCGTACTACTCGGTGAGCTCGCGCCTCGAGAAAGAGACGCCGCGCTCCTGGAAGGCGAACCAGTACGACAACCCCTCGAACGCCCAAGCCCACTACGAGACCACGGGGCCGGAGCTCTGGGAGCAGACCGAGGGCAAGATCGACCACCTCGTCGTCGGCGTGGGCACGGGCGGCACCCTGTGCGGCACCGCGCGCTTCTTGAAAGAGAAGAAGCCCTCCGTGAAGGTGTGGGGCATCGACACGTACGGCTCGGTCTTCAAGAAGTACAAAGAGACCGGGGTGTTCGATAAACACGAAATTTATCCATACGTTACAGAGGGCATCGGCGAAGACTTCCTCCCCCGGAACGTCGACTTCTCGCTCATCGACGCGTTCGAGAAGGTGACCGATCGCGACGCGGCGATTTGGACCGCCGAGATCGTGCGACAAGAGGGCATCTGGGTGGGGAACTCGGCCGGCTCGGCGATCGCCGGGCTGAAGCAGCTCAAGCACCAGTTCAAGAAGGGCGAGACCGTCGTCGTCGTCTTCCACGATCACGGCACGCGGTACGTGGGCAAGATGTTCAACCCCGACTGGATGGCCCAGATGGGCTACGCCGACGTGGGCGGCCCGACGGCGCGCGAGCTCGTGAAGAACAAGACCGTGACCGAGCTCGTGGGCGTCGAAGAGAACGACACCGTGGAGCACGCGGCCGAGCAGATGCGAAAGAACGACTTTTCGCAGATCCCCGTGCTCCGCTCGGGGCGCATCGTGGGCTCGCTGTCCGAGGCGCACCTCTACGGGAGCATGGTGTCGGACGCGGACATCCGGCACCAGCCGGTGCGGAAGATCATGCAGAAGGCCTTCCGCTACGTCGACATCGAGACGCCGATCAAGCTGCTCGCCGGCATGATCCACCCCGAGAGCCCGGCCGTGCTCGTGCGCGACTTCCCGGCCGACAAGACGTACATCCTCACGGGCTACGACGTGCTCGCGGCGATCTGA
- a CDS encoding DUF333 domain-containing protein, which produces MNHRHALRFALAAATLVAACGGSTTPPPPPPQGGPGPAGPGGPMPNMANPASKNCVAKGGRLEIRSDAQGNESGVCVFPDGSSCDEWAFMDGKCQPGMRR; this is translated from the coding sequence ATGAACCATCGTCACGCGCTTCGCTTCGCGCTCGCGGCCGCCACCCTCGTCGCCGCCTGCGGAGGGAGCACCACACCGCCCCCTCCGCCCCCCCAGGGTGGGCCCGGCCCGGCCGGTCCGGGTGGCCCGATGCCGAACATGGCGAACCCTGCGTCGAAGAACTGCGTGGCGAAGGGCGGGCGCCTCGAGATCCGCTCCGACGCCCAAGGCAACGAGAGCGGCGTGTGCGTCTTCCCCGACGGCTCGAGCTGCGACGAGTGGGCGTTCATGGACGGCAAGTGCCAGCCCGGAATGAGGCGTTGA